In one Lolium rigidum isolate FL_2022 chromosome 3, APGP_CSIRO_Lrig_0.1, whole genome shotgun sequence genomic region, the following are encoded:
- the LOC124704502 gene encoding trafficking protein particle complex subunit 8-like, which translates to MDPLRSYLGRLLLEDVTPVVMVLTTPLAEAACRRSGLSFVDMLSPFSLFKKIDVPVRTASDQPYRLQMFKIRMVYASDVRNQDLEVADERIKLVVSEANENALPDLLSDPPKLEDVLKKPEAELCPSWIKRFNRELVRTLSFSEHETFDHPVACLLVVSSKDKEPISKFADLFNTNQLPSLLNEGIMDPQILKHYLVLHDQQDGPQEIAVNILAEMRSTLGLNDCKLLCINSSTQADGSDADNSWLPYKAHGLQNHEGACFLNTDDMNQIKDFMQDFASNHIIPYMEQKIRVLNQQVATTRKGFRNQIKNLWWRKRDDVPEAANGPMYTFTSIESQIRVLSDYAFMLRDYELALSNYRLLSTDYKLDKAWKRFAGVQEMSGLCYFMLDQSRKDAEYCMENAFTTYLRIGSSGQRNATRCGLWWAEMLKTRGQHREASAVYFRISNEEPSLHSAVLLEQAACCYLLSSPRMLRKYGFHLILAGNSYYLSDQKQHAVRVYRNAMFVYKQNPWSYINNHVHFNVGRWYGVLGIFDVAIKHLMEVIACSHQSLTTQSMFLNDFFHFVQSTGEKFDVYKLQLPVFNMSSLRVVYEDHRTYASNSDVDVNESIWHELEEEMIPSSSVVRTNWLDTQPKSSPFRNNKACVCVVGEAVKLNVELKNPLQISVNVSGISLICQLSTDSSSAVLTTAAEEDIANTKPSISTFESDESKFTASKLDVVLGGGETRRIQLEVTPKVVGILKLVGIRWTLSDSVVGYQYFEVATQKKNKKGKRGARRSLNNNLIVIKGLPKLTGNIDCLPTKAFTGDLQLLKLNLSNKSEHAVKNVKMKISHPRFLIPGDSRDLDLEFPQCLTKHVQSDNNVVLSEGTKGKFKGLLFAFPQDTKIQGGSTFSWPIWFHAATPGNFSLYLSLYYEMETTTDIPYRTLRMHYNVEVLPSLDVSFAISMCSSRMQEYIVRMDIMNRTPSKSFALHQLSCVGTKWAVSALPSCNSISSLEKIHANQAVSCFFKIKDVGTNSSIEAADKSCGSDIILSSGGSTDVYDVSLSPMTDFHYQERYQQGKLAKGPHSLLDFILISKAAADNSSKSEQLLSHHTCHCSPLSQNPVWWLMEGPQTITHDFSKSCCEANIQLVIHNSSEDNISVRVVTSDRMADKNQTVPSHESASGWYDVSLENDIKAISSAKGTHLQKESSESISPFVWCSLSSAQVDLKPDSCAKVPLKVCIFAPGTYNFSNYEVHWKVHPSEGGQVDENGISGGGQGHPFYVNVLQGVR; encoded by the exons ATGGATCCGCTCCGGAGCTACCTGGGGCGGCTCCTCCTCGAGGACGTCACCCCGGTGGTGATGGTGCTGACCACCCCGCTCGCCGAGGCCGCGTGCCGCAGGAGCGGGCTCAGCTTCGTCGACATGCTCTCCCCGTTCTCCCTCTTCAAGAAAATCGACG TGCCCGTGCGCACGGCGAGTGACCAGCCTTACAGGCTGCAGATGTTCAAGATTCGGATGGTGTACGCCTCGGACGTACGGAACCAGGACCTTGAG GTTGCGGATGAGAGAATTAAGCTGGTTGTTTCCGAGGCCAACGAGAACGCTCTTCCAGACTTGCTTTCAGACCCGCCAAAGCTGGAAGATGTGCTAAAAA AGCCTGAAGCTGAGTTGTGCCCATCATGGATTAAAAGGTTCAACAGAGAGCTAGTGCGGACACTCTCGTTTTCAGAACATGAAACCTTTGACCACCCTGTGGCAT GTCTTTTAGTTGTATCGTCGAAGGACAAAGAGCCAATCAGCAAATTTGCTGATCTCTTCAACACGAATCAGTTACCTTCTCTTTTAAATGAAGGCATAATGGATCCCCAGATTCTGAAGCACTATCTTGTACTTCACGACCAACAAGATGGACCACAAGAGAT AGCCGTGAACATCTTAGCAGAAATGAGGAGCACCCTTGGTTTGAATGATTGTAAGTTGCTGTGTATTAACTCTTCTACACAAGCTGATGGTAGTGATGCTGATAATTCGTGGTTACCCTAT AAAGCGCATGGCTTACAGAATCATGAAGGAGCTTGTTTCCTTAACACGGATGATATGAATCAG ATAAAAGATTTCATGCAAGATTTTGCTTCTAATCATATCATCCCCTACATGGAGCAAAAGATTCGTGTACTCAATCAGCAG GTAGCCACAACAAGAAAGGGCTTTAGAAATCAGATAAAGAACTTGTGGTGGAGAAAGAGGGATGATGTGCCAGAAGCTGCAAATGGCCCAAT gtataCATTCACCTCCATAGAGTCTCAGATCAGAGTTCTCAGTGACTATGCTTTCATGTTACGGGACTACGAGCTTGCTTTGTCCAATTACAGATTACTTTCGACTGattataagcttgataaagcttGGAAGCGCTTTGCTGGTGTTCAG GAGATGAGTGGGCTTTGCTATTTCATGTTGGATCAGTCAAGGAAGGATGCTGAATATTGCATGGAAAATGCCTTCACGACATACCTG AGAATTGGATCTTCTGGGCAAAGAAATGCTACTAGATGTGGCCTTTGGTGGGCAGAAATGCTTAAAACAAGAGGACAACATAGGGAAGCATCAGCTGTGTATTTCCGCATATCAAATGAG GAACCTTCCTTGCATTCTGCTGTACTGCTTGAGCAAGCTGCATGTTGCTATTTGTTGTCAAGTCCACGTATGCTTCGGAAGTATGGATTTCACCTAATCTTAGCTGGCAATAGTTACTACTTGTCTGATCAG AAACAACATGCTGTTAGGGTTTACAGGAATGCTATGTTTGTTTACAAACAAAATCCTTGGAGTTATATCAACAATCATGTACATTTTAACGTTGGGAG GTGGTATGGAGTCCTTGGGATATTTGATGTAGCTATCAAGCACTTGATGGAGGTCATTGCCTGTAGCCATCAGTCACTGACAACACAAAGCATGTTCCTCAATGATTTTTTCCATTTTGTCCAG AGTACCGGGGAAAAATTTGACGTATATAAGCTTCAACTCCCTGTTTTCAATATGTCATCGCTGAGAGTTGTATATGAAGATCATCGCACTTACGCATCCAATTCAGAT GTTGATGTTAATGAAAGCATTTGGCATGAGCTGGAGGAAGAAATGATCCCATCATCATCAGTTGTTAGAACTAACTGGCTGGATACTCAACCAAAGTCTTCTCCTTTTAGAAATAACAAGGCATGTGTTTGTGTTGTTGGAG AAGCAGTAAAACTGAACGTTGAGCTTAAGAATCCTTTACAAATTTCAGTGAATGTGTCTGGCATATCTCTTATATGCCAGCTTTCCACCGACTCTTCAAGTGCAG TGTTGACGACAGCTGCTGAGGAAGATATAGCTAACACAAAGCCCTCTATTTCGAC ATTTGAAAGCGATGAAAGCAAATTTACAGCATCGAAGCTTGATGTTGTATTAGGAGGAGGTGAAACCAGAAGA ATACAACTTGAAGTGACTCCGAAAGTTGTAGGCATTCTGAAGTTAGTTGGGATAAGGTGGACACTGTCAGATTCAGTAGTAGGCTATCAGTACTTCGAAGTGGCCAcacaaaagaaaaataagaaaggAAAGAGAGGCGCTCGTCGTTCTTTAAACAACAACCTGATCGTAATCAAG GGTTTGCCTAAACTTACAGGAAATATTGATTGCTTGCCAACAAAAGCATTCACGGGTGATTTACAGCTCCTCAAGCTGAATCTGAGTAACAAATCAGAACATGCTGTGAAG AATGTGAAAATGAAAATTAGCCATCCAAGGTTTTTAATTCCTGGCGATTCACGGGATCTTGACCTTGAGTTCCCACAGTGCTTAACAAAGCATGTGCAATCAGACAACAATGTTGTATTATCTGAAGGTACCAAGGGAAAATTCAAGGGCTTGCTATTTGCATTTCCTCAG GATACCAAAATTCAAGGTGGTTCCACATTCTCTTGGCCTATTTGGTTTCATGCTGCTACTCCTGGAAACTTCTCGCTTTATTTGTCTCTCTATTATGAAATGGAGACTACCACTGACATTCCATATCGCACATTGCGCATGCATTACAATGTGGAG GTTTTGCCATCACTTGATGTATCCTTTGCTATAAGTATGTGCTCATCAAGAATGCAAGAGTATATTGTGCGCATGGATATCATGAACAGAACTCCATCAAAATCATTTGCACTCCATCAGTTGTCATGTGTCGGCACTAAATGGGCAGTTTCTGCATTGCCCTCGTGCAATTCCATCAGCTCTTTGGAAAAAATACATGCAAACCAGGCTGTATCATGCTTCTTCAAGATAAAG GATGTAGGAACAAATTCATCTATTGAGGCTGCAGACAAGTCCTGTGGAAGTGATATTATTTTATCTTCTGGGGGTAGTACTGATGTATATGATGTTTCTCTGTCTCCTATGACCGATTTCCACTATCAAGAAAGATACCAACAGGGGAAGTTAGCTAAG GGGCCACACAGTCTACTTGATTTTATCCTGATCTCAAAGGCAGCAGCTGATAATTCGTCCAAGTCAGAACAACTGCTCTCTCATCATACATGCCACTGCAG TCCTCTCAGCCAGAATCCTGTTTGGTGGCTTATGGAAGGGCCTCAAACCATTACTCATGATTTCTCCAAGTCTTGCTGCGAGGCTAACATCCAATTGGTGATTCATAATTCTTCAGAAGATAACATTTCTGTGAGAGTGGTTACGTCCGATCGTATGGCAGATAAAAACCAAACTGTCCCTTCACATGAATCTGCCAGTGGATGGTATGATGTGTCGTTGGAAAATGACATAAAGGCCATCTCAAGCGCCAAGGGGACACACTTGCAGAAGGAATCGTCAGAAAGCATTTCACCGTTTGTTTGGTGTTCATTGAGTTCTGCTCAAGTTGATCTCAAACCTGACAGTTGTGCTAAAGTTCCTCTAAAAGTGTGTATATTTGCACCTGGAACCTACAACTTTTCAAATTATGAGGTGCACTGGAAGGTACATCCATCTGAGGGGGGACAAGTGGATGAAAATGGGATATCAGGCGGTGGTCAAGGCCATCCTTTCTATGTTAATGTTCTTCAAGGTGTCCGATGA
- the LOC124704504 gene encoding syntaxin-121-like, whose product MNNLFSSSWKRAGDDLESGGGVEMTVPPGAAAGASLDRFFEDVESIKDELRDLERIQRSLHDGNEGGKSLHDAAAVRALRSRMDTDVSAAIKKAKVVKLRLESLDRANAANRSLPGCGPGSSTDRTRTSVVAGLRKKLRDSMESFSALRGRITSEYRDTVARRYFTVTGSQPDEATLDNLAETGEGERFLQRAIAEQQGRGEVQGVVAEIQERHGAVAQLERSLLELQQVFNDMAVLVEAQGEQLNDIEGNVGRARSFVERGREELQVARKHQKSSRKWMCIGIGILLAVILIIVLSIVLSNRSSNNSSSNTTTNTTNP is encoded by the coding sequence ATGAACAACCTCTTCTCCAGCTCGTGGAAGCGCGCGGGCGACGACCTCGAgtccggcggcggcgtggagatGACCGTCCCGCCGGGCGCCGCGGCGGGGGCGAGCCTGGACCGCTTCTTCGAGGACGTGGAGTCCATCAAGGACGAGCTGCGGGACCTGGAGCGCATCCAGCGCTCGCTGCACGACGGCAACGAGGGGGGCAAGTCGCTGCACGACGCCGCGGCCGTGCGCGCGCTGCGCTCGCGCATGGACACCGACGTCTCGGCCGCCATCAAGAAGGCCAAGGTGGTGAAGCTCCGGCTCGAGTCGCTGGACCGCGCCAACGCCGCCAACCGCTCGCTGCCCGGGTGCGGGCCGGGGTCCTCCACGGACCGCACCCGCACCTCCGTCGTGGCCGGGCTGCGCAAGAAGCTCCGGGACTCCATGGAGTCCTTCTCCGCCCTCCGCGGCCGCATCACCTCCGAGTACCGCGACACCGTCGCGCGCCGCTACTTCACCGTCACCGGGTCGCAGCCCGACGAGGCCACGCTGGATAACCTGGCGGAGACCGGCGAGGGGGAGCGGTTCCTGCAGCGCGCCATCGCGGAGCAGCAGGGCCGCGGGGAGGTGCAGGGCGTCGTGGCCGAGATCCAGGAGCGCCACGGCGCCGTCGCGCAGCTCGAGCGCAGCCTGCTCGAGCTCCAGCAGGTGTTCAACGACATGGCCGTGCTCGTCGAGGCGCAGGGGGAGCAGCTCAACGACATCGAGGGCAACGTCGGCCGCGCCAGGTCGTTCGTCGAACGGGGGCGGGAGGAGCTGCAGGTGGCGCGAAAGCACCAGAAGAGCTCACGGAAATGGATGTGCATCGGCATCGGGATCCTCCTCGCCGTCatcctcatcatcgtcctctcCATTGTCCTCAGTAACAgaagcagcaacaacagcagcagcaacaccaccaccaacaccaccaatcCCTAG